A single window of Leptospira dzoumogneensis DNA harbors:
- a CDS encoding PaaI family thioesterase → MANQKDLEDMQKEWEKFSKAAPGLKVPPPAFKELSGEFVSYVRKKEMVCSFYVEPRFSNPMGVFQGGFLAAAFDNTFGPLCYLAAGKPTTTLELSVSYIRMVKENQRITVQAKVVARGNQHIYLEGEAFDEEGKLLAKSTTQVLILRLPGGAA, encoded by the coding sequence TTGGCGAATCAAAAAGATTTAGAAGATATGCAGAAAGAATGGGAGAAGTTTTCTAAGGCCGCACCAGGCTTGAAGGTTCCTCCTCCTGCTTTCAAGGAACTGTCCGGAGAGTTTGTTTCTTATGTAAGGAAGAAGGAGATGGTCTGCAGTTTTTATGTGGAGCCTAGATTCTCCAATCCGATGGGAGTTTTCCAAGGTGGATTTTTGGCGGCTGCTTTCGATAATACTTTCGGTCCATTATGTTATTTGGCTGCAGGTAAACCTACCACTACTTTAGAATTAAGCGTTAGTTATATTCGAATGGTAAAGGAGAACCAAAGGATCACCGTACAAGCAAAGGTAGTAGCAAGAGGTAACCAACATATTTATCTAGAAGGAGAAGCTTTCGATGAAGAAGGTAAACTTCTAGCTAAATCAACAACCCAAGTGTTGATCCTAAGACTTCCTGGCGGAGCCGCTTAA